The genome window ATGATGAACAAGCTGATAATACAACAGTAAAGGCTAAAACTGTAAAAGTAAATTGGATTAATTTTTTCATGACTTTGTTTATTTAACATGCCTAAGCATAAATCCTGCCAAATTAATAAAACTCATAGTTTTAAGCCTGTTGTTTCACCTTTTCTAAAACCTCGAGATAATAATTTTCATAGATAGGAAGTATGTTGGCCAGGTCAAATACTTTGGCGCGTGCCAGGGCGTTGTCTTTAAAAGTTTGCAACCTTTCTGCATCCTCTAATATATAGATTGATTTTTCGGCCATTCCTGCAACATCGCCAACATCTTTTAAAAAGCCTGTCTCTCCGTCAACATTCAACTCGGGCAAGCCGCCGGCATTTGAGCTAACAACCGGAACTTTGCAAGCCATAGCTTCCAGCGCCGCCAAACCAAAGCTTTCTGATTCCGAAGGCATCAGGAACAGATCTGACACTGAAAGTATTTCTTCTATAGCATCTTGTTTACCCAGAAACCGTACTTCGTCACAAACGTTAAGGTCACGGGCAAGCTGTTCACAATAGGAACGTTCAACGCCATCGCCAACCATCAGCAGCTTTGACGGGATCTTTTCAACTATTTTAGCAAAGATCCTGATTACGTCATGCGTACGCTTTACCTTCCTAAAATTTGAAGTGTGCACAATTATCTTTTCGCCCGATGGCGCAATTGCCTTTTTAAAGTGATCCTTAGCTTTCAGGTTAAACCGCTTCAGATCAATAAAGTTGGGGATTACCCTAATATCGTTCTCTATTTCAAAAAAATTATAGGTATCGTTCCTTAAATGCTCGGAGACCGCGGTAACGCCATCCGATTTATTAATAGAGAAAGTAACCACCGGTTTAAAGGTACGATCTTTGCCTACCAGCGTAATATCAGTACCGTGCAGCGTAGTAACCACGGGGATATAGATGCCATAGGTCATCAGGATCTGCTTGGCCATAAAGGCAGCCGAGGCATGCGGAATAGCATAATGTACGTGCAAAATATCCAGCTTTTCAAACCTAACCACATCAACCAGCCGGCTAGCCAGTGCAAGCTCATAAGGCGGAAAATCAAAAAGCGGATAGTTAGATACGGATACTTCGTGATAAAAAAGATTTTCGGAGAACAGGTCCAGCCTTGCGGGCTGGTTATAGGTTACAAAATGAACCTGGTGACCACGGTCGGCCAGGGCTTTGCCCAGCTCAGTGGCTACAACCCCGCTCCCACCAAAGGTTGGGTAACAAACTATTCCAATTTTCATTGATGTTTTTTAAATGAGATGAACCTGCTTTAGCGTAAATTTACGTTTTTTACCGAAGCTAATTCACTACTACAAGTTTAACAGCAATTTATGGGAATAGTGTTACCCGGATGTAAAATGATTTGTCTTGATTTGGGATTTCGGATATTCGATTTCCGGGCTAAGTTTGAAATATAATATCCAAATCACTTTCCTTTACATTCCTTTTTGTATCGCCTGGTAAACCACATCCTGAATTCTGGGCCTTATGTTCAGGCTGGATAGCTTGCTGCTTACATTAGGATGCACACGGTTTGATAAAAATATGTAAACCAGGTTATACTTAGGGTCAACCCATACACAAGTTCCGGTAAAGCCCGTATGCCCATACGTTTCCGGCGATGCCATTTGCGAAGGATAATGCCGGTCTGATACCGGGTCCCATCTGTCAAACCCTAAACCCCGCCTGCTCACTGCCGACTGTTTTGCAGTAAATTGATCTATCGTTTCGGGTTTTATATATTGAACACCTCCGTAGGTTCCGCGGTTAAGCATCATCTGGTATAAAATAGCCAGGTCATTTGCACTGGCAAACAAGCCGGCATGCCCGGCCACACCTCCCATTAAAGCAGCAGTAGGATCATGCACATAACCATCAAGCAATGCATGGCGGTCCTTTTTATCATCTTCTGTTGGCGGGATCTGATCAGGTGTAAAACGATAAAGTGGCAAAAAGCCTGCAGTTTGCATCCCAAGTGGCCGGTAAAGTTCTTCCTGAACAAATACATTAAGCGGAGTTGCAGTAAGTGTTTCTTCAATTTGTTGCATAAAACACATACTCAAATCACTGTAAACGTATTGTCCACGCGTTCTGAGGGGTGAGTTTAACATTTCGGGCCACATCACCTCTTTAAAATAGTCCTTCCGTAAAAAATAATTATCATTTACCTTGGTGGGGAAAAAAGCTGATGAATCAGTTGAATGATCTGTAGCTTTTATTTTATCAAAAGTAGGGATATCAGGAATAAGGCCCGCCTGGTGCTCCAGTACCTCACGCACCTTAATATCATTTTTATTGGTTTTTCGGGCTAAGGGCAGATAATAACCAACGGTAGAATCAACGTTCATTTTACCCTGATCAGTTAGCA of Mucilaginibacter xinganensis contains these proteins:
- a CDS encoding serine hydrolase domain-containing protein, whose product is MRKNKWRLYPLIVLAGFVLFNSACAQNPPFTGLAYVNEEKLVEKSTVLLNNSSYLIPLQNLDEQKIASVHFANLYAAGFDSLLNKYAKVAIYKGGDYTGLKNLDDLSSDLKFYNTLVVQLNDVDLNNPQIIDFINSNKRVKNVVVALFGSRNSLAKLTNVTAPVIWCERVSPVSAFYSAQAIFGGVAVTQKLSRDISPIYKAGMGFVTVKNRLTYTVPEEVGIKSENLIGIDNIASEAMLNQATPGCVVLVAKDGKVIFNKAYGYHTYSKTLPDKLTDIFDVASMTKISATTMEAMMLTDQGKMNVDSTVGYYLPLARKTNKNDIKVREVLEHQAGLIPDIPTFDKIKATDHSTDSSAFFPTKVNDNYFLRKDYFKEVMWPEMLNSPLRTRGQYVYSDLSMCFMQQIEETLTATPLNVFVQEELYRPLGMQTAGFLPLYRFTPDQIPPTEDDKKDRHALLDGYVHDPTAALMGGVAGHAGLFASANDLAILYQMMLNRGTYGGVQYIKPETIDQFTAKQSAVSRRGLGFDRWDPVSDRHYPSQMASPETYGHTGFTGTCVWVDPKYNLVYIFLSNRVHPNVSSKLSSLNIRPRIQDVVYQAIQKGM
- the bshA gene encoding N-acetyl-alpha-D-glucosaminyl L-malate synthase BshA, which codes for MKIGIVCYPTFGGSGVVATELGKALADRGHQVHFVTYNQPARLDLFSENLFYHEVSVSNYPLFDFPPYELALASRLVDVVRFEKLDILHVHYAIPHASAAFMAKQILMTYGIYIPVVTTLHGTDITLVGKDRTFKPVVTFSINKSDGVTAVSEHLRNDTYNFFEIENDIRVIPNFIDLKRFNLKAKDHFKKAIAPSGEKIIVHTSNFRKVKRTHDVIRIFAKIVEKIPSKLLMVGDGVERSYCEQLARDLNVCDEVRFLGKQDAIEEILSVSDLFLMPSESESFGLAALEAMACKVPVVSSNAGGLPELNVDGETGFLKDVGDVAGMAEKSIYILEDAERLQTFKDNALARAKVFDLANILPIYENYYLEVLEKVKQQA